A DNA window from Fusarium fujikuroi IMI 58289 draft genome, chromosome FFUJ_chr11 contains the following coding sequences:
- a CDS encoding Bli-4-like alcohol dehydrogenase, producing the protein MGHGSSFDPDRDIPSLEGKVILITGGNVGLGKQSALDLSKHQPSELWIAARSAKKADAVITEIKQTSPGVQVRFLELDLASFASIKTAAKTFLSSASRLDILMLNAGIMACPPGQTTEGYEVQFGTNHMGHALLTKMLLPLMTRTASSSPRSDVRVVSVSSVAHKFGPSGGIQFDTLKSNASGISTNDRYGQSKLANILFIRELAVHHPEITAASIHPGTVKTDLQKSNDGSWMINVFQKVVVPLIGVSVEEGVKCQLWAATAKGVQSGEYYIPVGVSGGGSHLSKDKALAKKLWDWTEKELGSCF; encoded by the coding sequence ATGGGACATGGTAGTTCCTTCGATCCCGATAGAGACATTCCCTCTCTGGAGGGTAAAGTTATCCTCATCACGGGCGGTAATGTTGGTCTTGGCAAGCAATCTGCACTAGATCTATCCAAACACCAGCCTTCCGAGCTCTGGATTGCTGCTCGTAGCGCCAAAAAGGCCGATGCAGTCATTACTGAGATCAAACAAACAAGTCCTGGCGTTCAGGTTCGGTTTCTCGAACTGGATCTAGCATCGTTTGCCTCCATCAAAACAGCCGCCAAGACCTTTCTTAGTTCCGCCTCTCGCCTCGATATTCTTATGCTTAATGCTGGTATCATGGCATGCCCCCCTGGTCAGACTACAGAGGGGTATGAGGTGCAGTTTGGCACAAACCACATGGGGCATGCTCTACTGACCAAAATGCTCCTGCCACTCATGACCCGCACTGCCTCGTCATCTCCCAGGAGTGACGTACGAGTCGTGAGCGTAAGCTCTGTTGCTCATAAGTTCGGCCCCTCAGGCGGCATTCAATTCGACACTCTCAAGTCAAATGCGAGCGGAATATCAACTAATGATCGCTATGGACAAAGCAAACTCGCGaatatcctcttcatcagggAGCTTGCCGTGCACCACCCTGAGATTACCGCAGCGTCAATCCATCCTGGCACCGTCAAGACAGACTTGCAGAAGTCAAATGATGGGAGCTGGATGATCAATGTGTTTCAGAAGGTCGTTGTTCCACTCATTGGAGTCAGTGTAGAAGAAGGGGTCAAGTGTCAGTTGTGGGCGGCTACAGCTAAGGGAGTTCAGAGCGGAGAGTATTATATTCCGGTTGGTGTATCAGGAGGAGGGAGTCATTTGTCTAAGGACAAAGCCCTGGCAAAGAAGTTATGGGACTGGACTGAGAAGGAGCTGGGGTCATGTTTTTGA
- a CDS encoding related to benzoate 4-monooxygenase cytochrome P450, with amino-acid sequence MLSQSFATYCLVACTTFILYYAVAKVKTALYGPLSKIPGPAIGRWTNLVVKYHTLSGRRMQYIDSLFTQYGPVVRISPTDVGINDPDAVKVIQKVSGGFQKSAWYDKTGPGMLGMRNREKHACRRRFLAHPLSNSSLPAFEPLIRAKVDLAISQMQKEHRSLGYADCHKWFSFMATDIIGDLTFGSSFRMLEQGRRSQYVEDLQAVMPTVNKRIELSPFFDLMFLLPLPQVKRFSERFQRILKYGEESIRRLQLAQLTGSLDTPIFFEKIMNPKNKENALTDLEMQQEAAELMITGTDTTSNTLTYLVWSVLQSPSIRVRLEKEVSVLSADFKDADLVKLPYLNAVVMESLRLYGAASGAHQRDVPKGGWEACGYMIPDTATVFTQAFSLHRLPEVFSTPYKFDPDRWLSPTAEMQEAYIPFGGGPRICIGIHLAYMELRVTTAAFFRKFRGAQVHVSMTNDDMELENYTLIAPKSHKCLITL; translated from the exons ATGTTGTCTCAGTCATTTGCGACCTATTGCCTTGTTGCATGTACAACTTTTATACTGTATTAT GCTGTCGCAAAAGTGAAGACTGCTTTGTACGGTCCCCTGTCCAAGATACCTGGGCCTGCTATAGGACGATGGACAAACCTCGTCGTCAAATATCACACACTTTCTGGCCGGCGCATGCAGTACATAGATTCTCTATTTACACAGTATG GCCCTGTTGTCCGTATTAGCCCAACAGATGTTGGGATCAACGACCCTGATGCCGTCAAAGTCATACAGAAGGTATCTGGTGGCTTTCAAAAGTCAGCTTGGTATGACAAGACTGGTCCCGGGATGCTGGGAATGAGAAATCGCGAAAAGCACGCTTGCCGCCGTCGCTTCCTTGCGCACCCCTTGAGCAACTCGTCTTTACCCGCTTTTGAGCCTTTGATCCGTGCCAAAGTGGACTTGGCGATAAGTCAGATGCAGAAAGAGCATAGAAGTTTGGGATACGCTGACTGCCATAAGTGGTTCAGCTTCATGGCGACTGATATCATTGGTGATTTAACTTTTGGTAGTTCCTTTCGAATGCTTGAGCAAGGCAGA AGAAGCCAGTACGTTGAGGATTTACAGGCTGTGATGCCCACAGTCAACAAAAGGATCGAGCTCTCTCCATTCTTCGACTTGATGTTCTTACTTCCACTGCCCCAAGTTAAGAGATTCTCAGAGAGGTTTCAGCGAATTCTCAAATATGGCGAAGAATCTATCCGCCGTCTACAACTAGCTCAGCTGACAGGCTCGCTTGACACCCCGATATTCTTCGAGAAGATCATGAATCcgaagaacaaagagaatGCCTTAACAGATCTCGAGATGcagcaagaagcagcagaacTCATGATCACGGGAACAGACACTACTTCTAACACACTGACATATCTAGTATGGTCGGTTTTACAGAGTCCCAGTATACGGGTACGACTCGAAAAGGAAGTATCAGTGCTCTCTGCAGACTTCAAAGATGCTGACCTTGTGAAACTGCCATACTTGAATGCGGTAGTAATGGAGTCCTTGAGACTGTATGGAGCTGCATCTGGAGCGCATCAGAGGGACGTTCCGAAGGGCGGCTGGGAAGCTTGTGGCTACATGATTCCGGATACCGCGACCGTTTTCACGCAAGCATTCTCCTTGCACCGACTACCTGAAGTGTTTTCAACCCCATATAA GTTTGACCCAGATCGCTGGCTTAGTCCAACAGCTGAGATGCAAGAGGCATACATTCCGTTTGGAGGAGGACCTCGAA TTTGTATTGGTATTCACCTCGCTTATATGGAGCTTCGGGTCACTACAGCAGCTTTCTTTCGCAAGTTTCGAGGAGCCCAGGTTCATGTATCAATGACCAATGACGACATGGAGTTGGAAAACTACACGTTGATCGCCCCAAAGTCTCACAAGTGTCTCATTACGCTGTGA
- a CDS encoding probable acyl esterases, whose amino-acid sequence MAENKYLTIDKDNFPYVFMKNIDIPLKTYEMGLLRANVFLPKDAAPFGDKAYPVIATYGPYGKDVRYEIFYKKSWDQLNPDMKSTHAAWETPDPAYWTSKGYIVVRVDERGAGQSPGLLDTMSRGTSEAFFDVIEWAAEQEWSSGKVGLLGISYYAGTQWRVAARKPKGLAAIIPWEGMSDYYRDRVRHGGILSDRFIDFWWNNGVSPNQYGKPGRSARNWGEDTLAGDLDEETLLKNRRDQTADTAVHKFRDEEYYRTRDFEVEAIEVPLLSVANWGGILLHLRGNVLGWIRASSKYKFLHFIVGRHDLPFYYPESAELQLSFFNSFLKDDDADGWRSGKQPRVRLTLRKGEAGVDDPERERGFPTRDEADWPLPGTNYTKFYLISDNSLSTKPSQGISTIEYDALNGEPIKFAYKTASTLEITGHIVAHLTVAASRKSTDASTPSDIDLFITLRKINAKGEEVFYTGTMGDPVPIVKGWQRVSLRKVDESNRLHKEYLPYRNYYSSDVQPVEENQKYAVDVEVWPTNVVLEPEETLVLEIAGHDTQGVGKFSHEHPNDRDPRTFDGKNIITVGGEASWITLPVIDARR is encoded by the exons ATGGCTGAGAACAAGTACCTCACAATTGACAAGGATAACTTTCCTTATGTCTTCATGAAGAATATTGACATCCCACTCAAAACATATGAGATGGGCCTGCTTCGAGCGAATGTCTTTCTTCCTAAAGACGCAGCTCCCTTTGGGGACAAGGCATACCCTGTTATCGCCACGTATGGCCCTT ACGGAAAAGACGTTCGATATGAGATCTTCTACAAGAAAAGCTGGGATCAGCTAAACCCTGACATGAAGTCCACACATGCAGCTTGGGAGACGCCTGACCCCGCTTATTGGACAAGCAAGGGTTACATCGTGGTGAGAGTTGATGAGAGAGGAGCTGGCCAAAGTCCTGGGCTTCTTGATACTATGTCTCGCGGTACAAGCGAAGCCTTCTTTGATGTCATCGAGTGGGCAGCCGAACAAGAGTGGTCATCAGGTAAAGTTGGTCTTTTGGGGATCAGCTACTATGCCGGTACGCAGTGGAGAGTCGCTGCGAGAAAGCCGAAGGGACTGGCTGCTATTATCCCATGGGAGGGTATGAGTGATTATTACCGGGATCGAGTAAGACATGGAGGTATTCTTTCAGACAGGTTCATTG ATTTCTGGTGGAATAACGGAGTTAGTCCCAATCAGTACGGCAAGCCAGGCCGGAGCGCCAGAAATTGGGGTGAGGATACTCTTGCAGGTGACCTTGACGAGGAGACCTTACTCAAGAACCGCCGAGACCAGACAGCAGACACTGCTGTGCACAAGTTTCGCGACGAGGAGTATTACCGTACTCGAGATTTTGAAGTCGAGGCAATTGAGGTTCCCCTGCTCAGTGTCGCCAATTGG GGAGGCATCTTACTTCATCTTCGAGGAAACGTCCTCGGTTGGATCCGTGCGAGCTCCAAGTACAAGTTTCTCCACTTCATCGTTGGAAGACATGACTTGCCCTTTTATTACCCCGAGTCGGCTGAGCTTCAGTTATCTTTCTTCAATTCCTTTCTGAAAGACGACGATGCAGATGGCTGGAGGTCTGGGAAGCAGCCACGGGTTCGTCTCACGTTGCGAAAGGGTGAGGCTGGGGTTGATGACCCTGAACGTGAAAGAGGGTTCCCGACTAGAGATGAGGCAGATTGGCCGTTGCCTGGGACCAACTACACGAAGTTCTACCTGATTTCCGACAATTCATTGAGCACGAAGCCGTCACAGGGCATCAGCACGATCGAATATGACGCTTTGAATGG CGAGCCCATTAAATTTGCATACAAGACTGCTTCTACTCTGGAGATCACTGGTCATATCGTCGCCCATTTAACTGTAGCTGCAAGCCGAAAGTCCACTGACGCCAGTACCCCATCAGACATTGATCTGTTCATTACCCTTCGCAAGATCAACGCCAAGGGTGAAGAGGTCTTCTACACCGGCACAATGGGCGACCCTGTTCCCATCGTGAAGGGCTGGCAACGAGTTTCGCTTCGCAAAGTAGATGAGAGTAACAGATTGCACAAGGAATATTTGCCTTACCGCAATTACTACTCATCTGACGTGCAGCCAGTTGAGGAGAATCAGAAGTATGCAGTGGATGTTGAGGTCTGGCCCACAAATGTGGTCCTTGAGCCTGAAGAAACCTTGGTGCTGGAAATTGCTGGTCACGACACTCAGGGTGTAGGAAAGTTCTCTCATGAACATCCGAATGATCGCGACCCCAGAACTTTCGATGGAAAGAACATTATCACTGTCGGTGGTGAGGCTAGCTGGATTACACTTCCCGTTATCGACGCTCGGAGATAG
- a CDS encoding related to dioxygenase translates to MGSIPAQKKKPTPVFLFAHGSTMMLGEESEPARIWESIGNECLRRGVKRIVMMGAHWDSPYDTIRVSMNPDAKKDPVGSVTEARYMPYKMVADLEGGQRVIDMLRGAGINAQADPKFEWVHDTFLIIIRMFPHCIPLPTTIVSMNARYDPHLHTKIGVALRPLRYEDTLIIGSGGSVHNLYRNHWYQMLTYRDNFAQPVPPGDFALEFRQALEDAVTQNTGPALRRAVTRLMKHPRYKEAHGTDDHYMATLFAAGAAGSHEDQGPNRFLGECWELVNMCNSQYQLGDWDDSL, encoded by the exons ATGGGTAGCATACCAGCTCAGAAAAAGA AGCCGACTCCGGTCTTTCTATTTGCTCATGGATCTACCATGATGCTGGGAGAAGAGTCGGAGCCAGCTCGAATTTGGGAGAGTATTGGGAATGAATGCCTGCGGCGTGGAGTCAAACGCATTGTCATGATG GGCGCTCACTGGGACTCTCCTTACGATACAATAAGAGTGAGCATGAATCCCGACGCGAAGAAAGACCCCGTGGGTAGTGTCACAGAAGCCCGATACATGCCATACAAGATGGTGGCAGATCTTGAAGGAGGACAACGCGTTATCGATATGTTGCGAGGAGCTGGGATCAACGCTCAAGCCGACCCCAAGTTTGAATGGGTTCACGATACCTTCCTGATCATCATCCGCATGTTTCCCCATTGCATCCCTCTCCCTACTACCATCGTCTCGATGAACGCACGATACGACCCGCACCTACACACAAAGATCGGAGTTGCTCTACGACCGTTACGATACGAGGACACACTCATAATAGGCAGTGGTGGATCCGTGCATAACTTGTATCGGAACCATTGGTATCAGATGCTCACCTATCGAGACAACTTTGCGCAGCCTGTACCACCTGGTGACTTTGCTCTGGAGTTCAGGCAGGCGCTGGAAGATGCTGTTACGCAGAACACGGGGCCTGCTTTGCGAAGAGCCGTTACCAGGTTGATGAAACATCCACGGTATAAGGAGGCGCACGGAACTGATGACCACTATATGGCGACTCTGTTTGCTGCTGGCGCGGCCGGTAGCCATGAAGATCAAGGTCCGAATCGGTTCCTTGGTGAATGCTGGGAGCTTGTGAATATGTGTAATAGTCAGTATCAACTTGGCGACTGGGACGATTCCTTGTAG